The Megasphaera elsdenii DSM 20460 genome includes the window CCCTGCTGGGCCCGCGTCAGTGCCCGGATAATGCAGTACTTATGGCTGCACTTCTTGAGACACTGGTCACACGTTTCCGGTTTCGGCGCCGTGCCCAGGAGGATCCGTTCGGAGAAAGGCGTGCGGATGGCCTGGCCGGGAAGGCCGACAGGACTGTGTACGAGGACAAAATCTTCCGGTTTATTGGCCCGGAGATAGACTTTCTTCAATTCATCAGCACCGTTCGATTCGACACTGGCGGCAAAACGGCTGCCCATCTGGACGCCATTGGCACCGAGGCGCAGCATTTCTGCTACATCTTCACCATGCAAGACCCCGCCGGCACCGATGACAGGGATGTCGACGGCAGCGCGGACTTCCGGCACGATGAGACGGCTCGAACGGTTAGTTCCCAAATGCCCGCCTGCTTCTGCACCTTCGACGACGACGGCCGAAGCACCCAGGGATTGGGATATTTTAGCTAGTTTGGCAGAAGACACAATAGGGACAATAGGCGTGCCCGATGCTTTGCCCCAGGCGAACATGTCCCGGGAAAAGCCTGCGCCTGCCACAACCAGATCGATTCCTTCTTCAATAGCAGTGGTCACGATACCCTTGAATTCACGGGCTGCAACCATTACGTTTATACCTATGATTCCATGAGGAGATAATTTTCTGGCTAATTTAATTTCATGTCGCAATTCGTCAAAAGGCATGCCAGATGCCGCAATAAGGCCGATACCGCCTTCATTGGCTACGGCTGCAGCCAACCGGGCTGTGGACAAACGGATGGCCATGCCGCCCTGAATGATTGGCACCTTTGCTACGAGCTTGCCTATTCTTAATTCTGGCAGCTTCACTCTGTTTTCCTCCATTCAAGATACCGGGAGGGGAAGACATGCAACATGCCTCCCCCTTCGGGCTCTTATTGCGTACTTACGCTTTCTTTTCCTTTTCAATGTAATCAACTGTATCTTTGACAGTTTTGATTTTTTCGGCAACATCATCAGGGATTTCGATATTGAATTCTTCTTCGAAAGCCATGATAAGTTCAACAATGTCCAAGGAATCAGCGCCTAAATCATCGATGTAAGCAGCGTCCATTTTGACTTCTTTTTCGTCAACGCCTAACTGTTCAACAACA containing:
- a CDS encoding NAD(P)H-dependent flavin oxidoreductase, whose amino-acid sequence is MKLPELRIGKLVAKVPIIQGGMAIRLSTARLAAAVANEGGIGLIAASGMPFDELRHEIKLARKLSPHGIIGINVMVAAREFKGIVTTAIEEGIDLVVAGAGFSRDMFAWGKASGTPIVPIVSSAKLAKISQSLGASAVVVEGAEAGGHLGTNRSSRLIVPEVRAAVDIPVIGAGGVLHGEDVAEMLRLGANGVQMGSRFAASVESNGADELKKVYLRANKPEDFVLVHSPVGLPGQAIRTPFSERILLGTAPKPETCDQCLKKCSHKYCIIRALTRAQQGDVETGLVFSGKRMMEIHDILPVKDIFANIKREMEAIPD
- a CDS encoding acyl carrier protein, with product MSEQDTFEKVKSIVVEQLGVDEKEVKMDAAYIDDLGADSLDIVELIMAFEEEFNIEIPDDVAEKIKTVKDTVDYIEKEKKA